A section of the Ferviditalea candida genome encodes:
- a CDS encoding cupredoxin domain-containing protein — translation MKKWIRNGMMVGMAALLVTLFGCANNQAKVADQKTSSISNTASSPKPKNSSAPEKVSGSNEQQNPDNVYITVEADAKLGSDGKTHDAFTNGDITLTEGQPVTLHFYNYDEAPHSYTAPDLGLNIELSGSKKDGEPAITTFTFTPAKTGSFEWKCMDPCDMENGQWAMTHDGYMKGAIKVVPAKDAVQHVSLVINADYKLGTDGELHDAFTPGDFTVKAGQPVELTIYNFDDQGHPFVSSNLGLNVKVDPSQKEGQPSVTTTTFVPAKAGKYEWHCGLPCDDWAMAHDNYMMGYVTVE, via the coding sequence ATGAAAAAATGGATTCGGAATGGAATGATGGTAGGGATGGCGGCATTGTTGGTGACATTGTTTGGGTGTGCGAATAATCAAGCCAAGGTTGCGGATCAGAAAACGAGTAGCATTTCAAATACAGCAAGTTCACCAAAGCCCAAGAATAGCAGTGCGCCGGAAAAAGTCTCAGGTTCAAATGAACAGCAAAATCCAGACAATGTTTATATTACTGTTGAAGCTGACGCCAAGCTGGGGTCGGATGGAAAAACCCATGATGCTTTCACCAATGGCGACATTACACTGACTGAAGGTCAACCGGTAACCTTGCATTTTTATAACTATGATGAAGCGCCTCATTCCTATACAGCACCCGACCTTGGTTTGAACATTGAGCTCAGCGGCAGTAAAAAGGACGGAGAGCCGGCAATTACAACTTTTACTTTTACTCCGGCAAAGACAGGATCCTTTGAATGGAAGTGCATGGATCCATGCGATATGGAAAATGGGCAATGGGCGATGACGCATGACGGATATATGAAGGGTGCGATTAAGGTCGTCCCGGCGAAAGATGCGGTACAGCATGTATCCCTTGTCATTAATGCCGATTATAAATTGGGGACGGACGGCGAGCTTCATGATGCTTTTACACCTGGAGACTTTACAGTAAAGGCGGGGCAGCCCGTTGAGTTAACTATCTACAATTTTGATGATCAGGGCCATCCGTTCGTCAGTTCCAATCTCGGGTTAAACGTTAAAGTGGACCCCAGCCAAAAGGAAGGCCAGCCGAGCGTGACCACGACGACATTCGTGCCGGCCAAAGCGGGCAAGTACGAATGGCACTGCGGGCTCCCCTGCGATGATTGGGCCATGGCTCATGACAATTATATGATGGGGTACGTAACTGTTGAATAA
- the guaA gene encoding glutamine-hydrolyzing GMP synthase, with translation MHKPAELIIVLDFGGQYNQLIARRIRDLGVYSELLPFHTPIERIRQLNPKGIVFSGGPSSVYEENAPVVDPRIYELGIPILGICYGMQLMSHQLKGQVDRAKKREYGKAIVEFSESCALAQGLERNQQVWMSHSDLVVQPPEGFVVDASTSDAPIAAMSHPEKKLFAVQFHPEVRHSVYGNDMIRNFLFHICQCEGTWSMETFIEDSLGDIRRQVGDRKVLCALSGGVDSSVVAVMLHRAIGSQLTCMFIDHGLLRKGEAESVMETFAGKFDMHVVKIDARERFMSKLKGVSDPEQKRKIIGNEFIRVFEEECRTLGDFDFLAQGTLYTDIIESGTSTAQTIKSHHNVGGLPEDMKFELVEPLKALFKDEVRKVGEELGLPAEIVWRQPFPGPGLAIRVLGEVTEDKLKIVRESDAILREEIALAGLDREIWQYFTALPDMKSVGVMGDARTYSYTVGIRAVTSIDGMTADWARIPYDVLEKISNRIVNEVDNVNRVVYDVTSKPPATIEWE, from the coding sequence ATGCACAAACCGGCTGAATTGATTATCGTTCTTGATTTCGGCGGCCAGTATAATCAATTAATTGCAAGAAGAATCAGGGATTTGGGGGTATACAGCGAGCTGTTGCCTTTCCATACACCGATTGAACGAATTCGCCAACTGAATCCGAAAGGGATTGTTTTCTCCGGAGGTCCGTCGAGCGTCTATGAAGAGAACGCACCTGTCGTTGATCCCCGGATTTATGAGCTTGGCATACCGATTCTCGGCATTTGCTACGGCATGCAGCTGATGTCTCACCAATTAAAAGGGCAAGTGGACAGAGCCAAGAAACGGGAATACGGCAAGGCGATCGTGGAATTCAGCGAAAGCTGCGCGCTGGCCCAAGGGCTGGAGAGAAACCAGCAGGTATGGATGAGCCACAGTGACTTGGTGGTTCAACCTCCGGAAGGCTTTGTTGTTGATGCCAGCACAAGCGATGCTCCCATCGCGGCGATGAGCCATCCTGAGAAAAAGCTTTTTGCCGTTCAGTTTCATCCTGAGGTTCGACATTCTGTTTACGGAAATGATATGATCCGTAATTTCTTGTTTCATATTTGTCAATGTGAAGGCACATGGAGCATGGAGACATTCATTGAGGATTCGCTCGGCGATATCCGCCGTCAGGTGGGTGACCGCAAAGTACTGTGCGCTTTGAGCGGCGGTGTGGATTCGTCCGTTGTCGCCGTAATGCTGCATCGGGCCATCGGCAGCCAATTGACCTGCATGTTTATTGACCATGGGCTTCTGCGTAAAGGGGAAGCCGAAAGCGTAATGGAGACCTTCGCCGGCAAGTTCGACATGCATGTCGTCAAAATCGATGCGCGGGAACGATTTATGTCTAAGCTGAAGGGCGTTTCCGATCCCGAGCAAAAACGCAAAATCATCGGCAACGAGTTCATCCGGGTATTCGAAGAGGAATGCCGGACGCTCGGCGATTTCGATTTTCTGGCCCAGGGCACGCTTTATACGGATATTATCGAAAGCGGAACATCTACGGCGCAGACGATCAAATCGCACCATAACGTCGGCGGGCTTCCGGAGGACATGAAGTTTGAACTGGTTGAGCCTTTGAAGGCTTTGTTTAAGGACGAAGTTCGGAAGGTTGGGGAAGAACTCGGTCTGCCCGCGGAAATTGTATGGCGTCAGCCTTTCCCTGGCCCTGGATTGGCAATCCGTGTGCTTGGCGAGGTGACGGAGGACAAGCTGAAAATCGTCCGCGAATCCGATGCCATCCTGCGTGAGGAGATTGCGCTGGCGGGACTGGATCGCGAGATCTGGCAGTACTTTACGGCGCTTCCCGATATGAAGAGCGTCGGCGTGATGGGCGACGCCAGAACGTATTCGTATACGGTCGGCATCCGCGCGGTGACCTCTATTGACGGCATGACCGCCGATTGGGCGCGGATTCCTTATGACGTGCTTGAGAAAATTTCAAATCGGATCGTCAATGAAGTGGATAACGTCAACCGCGTGGTTTATGACGTTACTTCCAAGCCGCCGGCAACGATTGAATGGGAATAA
- a CDS encoding ABC transporter permease, translating into MIKKLSLTTTARVYVMMIVLYLMSGLMEKNYFSTEHIMQLLVMASFLGILAMGQTLVILTGGIDLSVAYTLNLGAVIVTQMTVEQGGVTAVVTALILGLVIGALNGAGVVYLKISPMIMTLAMSSILKSATYVYTDGTPKGAASDWMKYMVTGSFMGIKIGILVWIVLAAAMIVILGKTTYGRKIFAIGISPSVSHLSGINNKFMLISVYALSGLFAVLAGIMMTGFSGLSYLGMGDALLLPSIAAVVIGGSSIMGGRGGYVGTIAGTIIIYILSSILTVLDMKDAGRQIIYGLVILAVLFMYGREKKVRV; encoded by the coding sequence ATGATCAAAAAATTAAGCCTTACGACGACTGCCCGAGTTTATGTCATGATGATTGTTTTATATCTCATGTCAGGTCTCATGGAAAAAAATTATTTCTCTACCGAACATATCATGCAATTGCTGGTGATGGCTTCATTCCTGGGTATTCTTGCAATGGGACAAACCTTGGTTATTCTAACCGGGGGAATTGATCTTTCCGTTGCGTATACACTCAATTTGGGAGCTGTTATTGTTACACAAATGACGGTTGAACAAGGCGGCGTAACAGCAGTTGTCACGGCGCTGATCCTCGGATTGGTCATCGGCGCTTTAAACGGCGCGGGAGTGGTTTATCTGAAGATCTCTCCGATGATCATGACTTTGGCGATGAGCAGTATATTAAAAAGCGCAACATACGTATATACCGATGGAACTCCAAAAGGCGCGGCATCCGACTGGATGAAATATATGGTGACGGGATCGTTCATGGGAATTAAGATCGGCATCTTGGTCTGGATTGTGCTGGCGGCAGCAATGATAGTTATTTTAGGAAAAACAACTTACGGGCGAAAAATATTCGCTATAGGGATCAGTCCGAGCGTCTCTCATTTATCGGGCATCAATAATAAATTTATGCTGATCAGCGTATATGCATTGAGCGGATTATTCGCCGTATTGGCGGGCATAATGATGACAGGATTTTCGGGGCTTTCTTATCTTGGCATGGGAGATGCGCTGCTGCTGCCGTCGATTGCGGCCGTCGTTATCGGAGGTTCTTCGATAATGGGAGGACGCGGAGGCTATGTCGGGACGATAGCGGGCACGATCATCATCTATATATTAAGCAGTATTCTAACCGTATTGGACATGAAGGATGCCGGGCGCCAAATTATTTACGGATTGGTGATTTTAGCCGTTCTTTTCATGTATGGCCGTGAAAAGAAAGTAAGGGTTTAA
- a CDS encoding ABC transporter permease, translating to MKLNQNKSLHIFLKRNKEAVLAYIILFIVLVLFAINQNDFFTRYGLQSIFNQVITLTIAALAQTLVILTAGIDLSIGAMVGLTNSIAATIMAPVSQAVGGEGPGVLFTVLIVLTVGGLAGFINGVIIVAGRLQPIIVTLATASIYTGIALYIRPTPGGTVSMRYTEILTGRVLTYIPMSAIVLAIFIVVVWLPLRRSKLGQSIYAIGGSEYSAFVSGINVNRTKLWTYTLAGLFSAFAGLLLTAQTASGDPLGSGLFTLNSIAAVVLGGTSLFGGRGGYMGTAAGAAILSLVLGLLIFWGVPSFYQNAVQGLILILALVVGLLQGIRKNKVEAG from the coding sequence ATGAAACTGAATCAAAACAAATCACTGCACATTTTCCTCAAGCGAAACAAAGAAGCAGTTTTGGCCTATATTATCTTATTTATCGTGCTGGTGTTGTTCGCGATAAACCAGAACGATTTTTTTACGAGGTACGGTCTGCAATCCATTTTTAATCAGGTCATTACGCTGACGATTGCTGCGCTGGCCCAAACGTTGGTAATTCTCACGGCCGGAATAGATTTGTCCATCGGGGCTATGGTCGGATTGACCAATTCTATCGCTGCGACGATTATGGCTCCCGTCTCGCAGGCTGTCGGCGGCGAAGGACCAGGCGTGCTGTTTACGGTCCTGATTGTCCTGACGGTCGGCGGGCTCGCCGGCTTCATCAACGGAGTCATCATCGTGGCAGGCCGATTGCAGCCGATTATTGTGACTTTGGCGACAGCCTCGATTTATACGGGCATTGCGCTTTACATTCGTCCGACGCCCGGCGGTACGGTTTCAATGCGGTATACGGAAATATTAACAGGCCGTGTATTGACTTACATTCCGATGTCGGCAATTGTTTTGGCGATCTTTATTGTTGTCGTCTGGCTGCCGCTGCGCCGCTCCAAGCTGGGACAATCCATATATGCGATCGGCGGGAGCGAATATTCGGCTTTCGTATCCGGAATTAATGTGAATCGGACGAAGTTGTGGACATACACATTAGCCGGGCTGTTTTCCGCCTTCGCCGGCTTGTTGCTAACAGCGCAGACGGCCTCCGGAGATCCGCTTGGAAGCGGCTTGTTTACATTGAACTCAATCGCGGCAGTTGTGCTTGGAGGAACAAGTTTGTTCGGAGGAAGAGGAGGATATATGGGAACGGCAGCAGGAGCAGCGATTTTGTCTCTGGTATTGGGCTTATTGATATTCTGGGGAGTTCCCTCCTTTTATCAAAATGCCGTTCAAGGGTTGATTCTCATCCTTGCTCTTGTGGTCGGATTGCTTCAAGGAATCCGAAAAAACAAAGTGGAAGCAGGCTGA